Proteins from a genomic interval of Papaver somniferum cultivar HN1 chromosome 4, ASM357369v1, whole genome shotgun sequence:
- the LOC113271786 gene encoding ruvB-like helicase 2 isoform X1, which yields MGTPDDFLYVFVTEPAELPNGIQGYRVITQTNMTDVDKYKRHENVVIKRYSEFVRLRDKLSEEFPQITIPQAPDVVGSSAKSIEMQCRALDFFLKSLVSTSSSLYNSVSLQKFLVAETVAAADEEQYGKCVPRMAARLSTDSEEILIFVDKMKAQKMAGNMVLLDGGNSLLHDATLKRCDQSGGSTCRVSGVPSSDGTDKVSYFCSISGLEERLRDKIKEGLRRATGLHVELSRKVYEGKVTKLQRNYIDDSNNTIRSISIDLATTEETRELLLGELYFDALEKVEVEDSIVIDIQSGAVKNKGPVTNTSSRTNSPDEPDLEAPIARGNNPQPGGEVLKMIKTAQNVSLHDLDEAITSQRKDEGIYSFLISQKVSAANIDEVVNNLVHEGLAKRKYGILQISEAQMLDFDCFSLINNALESSFLSVFLSAARGMCGFRGSEIFIPIKIPGVIFPRMIIIRAPNNEDAFGMATLFWYSNERQKLVTPVVDSLKRKDMINCVVLLAGPLQTGKSELAYQISKKLGSEDLFFPMIESDEYPVAELKKILKDTIRRAVSLKMRQKKKVYEGEVVEISSKATGSSSGINWQTTCEIVIGLKTDAKEQHFELDEQLSKAITKEQVAIGDVICIDFYNKVVTRIGRSPTFSEEKDHAKNVYVALPKGEILKEEKIQDITIYDLYKTGRRGHSICKLVRKEMNPKEPRSDAAINKAIESLVKQKVVQPQRGVLFIDQVDTLIFKI from the exons ATG GGAACTCCTGACGATTTTTTATATGTCTTTGTTACTGAACCTGCCGAATTACCCAATGGAATTCAAGGTTATAGGGTAATCACCCAG ACCAATATGACCGATGTCGATAAGTATAAAAGGCATGAGAATGTTGTTATCAAGCGTTATAGTGAATTTGTGAGGTTGCGGGATAAGCTTAGTGAAGAATTCCCGCAAATTACTATTCCTCAGGCCCCCGATGTAGTAG GATCTAGTGCTAAGTCCATTGAGATGCAATGCCGTGCTCTagatttttttctaaaatccttggtttcaacaagtTCTTCTCTCTACAATAGTGTAAGTTTACAGAAATTCTTGGTGGCGGAGACAGTGGCTGCGGCAGATGAAGAG CAGTATGGGAAGTGTGTTCCTCGAATGGCAGCACGCTTATCTACAGATTCAGAAGAAATCTTGATTTTTGTCGACAAAATGAAAGCACAAAAGATGGCTGGCAACATGGTTTTGCTTGATGGTGGAAATTCGCTGTTGCATGATGCAACTCTAAAACGATGTGATCAGTCAGGTGGGTCAACTTGCAGAGTAAGCGGAGTGCCCTCTAGTGATGGTACAGACAAGGTGTCTTATTTCTGCTCAATATCTGGATTGGAAGAGCGGCTGCGGGATAAAATCAAGGAGGGTTTAAGGAGGGCTACAGGTCTCCATGTAGAGCTGAGCAGAAAGGTCTATGAAGGAAAG GTCACTAAGCTCCAGCGAAATTATATCGATGATAGCAACAACACTATTAGGAGTATCAGCATTGATCTGGCAACTACCGAAGAAACAAGGGAGTTACTTTTGGGCGAACTTTATTTCGATGCTCTGGAAAAG GTTGAAGTTGAAGACTCCATAGTCATTGATATTCAGAGCGGAGCAGTTAAAAATAAAGGCCCCGTCACTAATACTTCTTCAAGAACCAACTCACCGGACGAACCAGACCTTGAGGCACCCATCGCACGAGGCAATAATCCACAACCTGGAGGAGAGGTTCTTAAAATGATAAAGACAGCCCAG AATGTTTCACTTCATGATCTTGATGAAGCAATTACTTCACAGAGGAAAGATGAAGGTATCTATTCTTTTCTGATCAGTCAGAAAGTATCAGCAGCCAATATCGATGAG GTTGTGAATAATCTTGTTCACGAAGGATTGGCAAAGCGTAAGTATGGAATATTACAGATTTCTGAG GCACAAATGCTGGATTTTGACTGTTTTTCCCTCATAAATAACGCTTTGGAGAGCTCGTTTCTGTCAGTGTTTTTAAGTGCTGCTCGAGGAATGTGTGGATTTAGGGGATCAGAAATATTTATCCCTATTAAAATACCTGGTGTAATTTTTCCTCGTATGATTATAATTCGAGCACCAAATAACGAGGATGCCTTTGGAATGGCAACTCTTTTTTGGTATAGCAATGAGAGACAAAAACTAGTCACTCCCGTTGTTGATAGCTTAAAGCGGAAAGATATGATTAATTGTGTTGTTCTACTCGCTGGACCTCTTCAAACTGGAAAATCTGAGTTGGCATATCAAATATCCAAGAAACTTGGAAGTGAG gATCTCTTTTTCCCAATGATTGAATCAGATGAATACCCAGTGGCTGAGCTAAAAAAGATCTTGAAGGATACTATTCGCCGAGCTGTCAGTCTAAAGATGAGACAAAAAAAGAAGGTGTACGAAGGAGAG GTCGTTGAAATCTCATCAAAAGCAACTGGGAGTAGCAGTGGTATCAATTGGCAAACTACTTGTGAAATTGTGATTGGCTTAAAAACAGATGCAAAGGAACAGCATTTCGAGCTCGATGAACAACTTTCAAAAGCTATTACAAAAGAACAG GTAGCCATTGGAGATGTTATTTGCATTGATTTCTATAACAAAGTGGTGACAAGGATTGGTAGAAGTCCCACTTTTTCAGAAGAAAAAGATCATGCGAAAAATGTATACGTGGCCCTTCCAAAAGGGGAGATTCTTAAGGAGGAGAAGATCCAG GATATAACTATTTACGATCTCTATAAGACTGGAAGACGAGGACATAGTATATGTAAGCTAGTGAGAAAGGAAATGAATCCAAAAGAACCCAGAAGCGATGCTGCTATAAACAAG GCTATTGAAAGTTTAGTAAAACAAAAAGTGGTACAACCACAACGAGGGGTTTTATTCATCGATCAG GTGGACACTTTGATATTCAAGATTTAG
- the LOC113271786 gene encoding ruvB-like helicase 2 isoform X2: protein MGTPDDFLYVFVTEPAELPNGIQGYRVITQTNMTDVDKYKRHENVVIKRYSEFVRLRDKLSEEFPQITIPQAPDVVGSSAKSIEMQCRALDFFLKSLVSTSSSLYNSVSLQKFLVAETVAAADEEYGKCVPRMAARLSTDSEEILIFVDKMKAQKMAGNMVLLDGGNSLLHDATLKRCDQSGGSTCRVSGVPSSDGTDKVSYFCSISGLEERLRDKIKEGLRRATGLHVELSRKVYEGKVTKLQRNYIDDSNNTIRSISIDLATTEETRELLLGELYFDALEKVEVEDSIVIDIQSGAVKNKGPVTNTSSRTNSPDEPDLEAPIARGNNPQPGGEVLKMIKTAQNVSLHDLDEAITSQRKDEGIYSFLISQKVSAANIDEVVNNLVHEGLAKRKYGILQISEAQMLDFDCFSLINNALESSFLSVFLSAARGMCGFRGSEIFIPIKIPGVIFPRMIIIRAPNNEDAFGMATLFWYSNERQKLVTPVVDSLKRKDMINCVVLLAGPLQTGKSELAYQISKKLGSEDLFFPMIESDEYPVAELKKILKDTIRRAVSLKMRQKKKVYEGEVVEISSKATGSSSGINWQTTCEIVIGLKTDAKEQHFELDEQLSKAITKEQVAIGDVICIDFYNKVVTRIGRSPTFSEEKDHAKNVYVALPKGEILKEEKIQDITIYDLYKTGRRGHSICKLVRKEMNPKEPRSDAAINKAIESLVKQKVVQPQRGVLFIDQVDTLIFKI, encoded by the exons ATG GGAACTCCTGACGATTTTTTATATGTCTTTGTTACTGAACCTGCCGAATTACCCAATGGAATTCAAGGTTATAGGGTAATCACCCAG ACCAATATGACCGATGTCGATAAGTATAAAAGGCATGAGAATGTTGTTATCAAGCGTTATAGTGAATTTGTGAGGTTGCGGGATAAGCTTAGTGAAGAATTCCCGCAAATTACTATTCCTCAGGCCCCCGATGTAGTAG GATCTAGTGCTAAGTCCATTGAGATGCAATGCCGTGCTCTagatttttttctaaaatccttggtttcaacaagtTCTTCTCTCTACAATAGTGTAAGTTTACAGAAATTCTTGGTGGCGGAGACAGTGGCTGCGGCAGATGAAGAG TATGGGAAGTGTGTTCCTCGAATGGCAGCACGCTTATCTACAGATTCAGAAGAAATCTTGATTTTTGTCGACAAAATGAAAGCACAAAAGATGGCTGGCAACATGGTTTTGCTTGATGGTGGAAATTCGCTGTTGCATGATGCAACTCTAAAACGATGTGATCAGTCAGGTGGGTCAACTTGCAGAGTAAGCGGAGTGCCCTCTAGTGATGGTACAGACAAGGTGTCTTATTTCTGCTCAATATCTGGATTGGAAGAGCGGCTGCGGGATAAAATCAAGGAGGGTTTAAGGAGGGCTACAGGTCTCCATGTAGAGCTGAGCAGAAAGGTCTATGAAGGAAAG GTCACTAAGCTCCAGCGAAATTATATCGATGATAGCAACAACACTATTAGGAGTATCAGCATTGATCTGGCAACTACCGAAGAAACAAGGGAGTTACTTTTGGGCGAACTTTATTTCGATGCTCTGGAAAAG GTTGAAGTTGAAGACTCCATAGTCATTGATATTCAGAGCGGAGCAGTTAAAAATAAAGGCCCCGTCACTAATACTTCTTCAAGAACCAACTCACCGGACGAACCAGACCTTGAGGCACCCATCGCACGAGGCAATAATCCACAACCTGGAGGAGAGGTTCTTAAAATGATAAAGACAGCCCAG AATGTTTCACTTCATGATCTTGATGAAGCAATTACTTCACAGAGGAAAGATGAAGGTATCTATTCTTTTCTGATCAGTCAGAAAGTATCAGCAGCCAATATCGATGAG GTTGTGAATAATCTTGTTCACGAAGGATTGGCAAAGCGTAAGTATGGAATATTACAGATTTCTGAG GCACAAATGCTGGATTTTGACTGTTTTTCCCTCATAAATAACGCTTTGGAGAGCTCGTTTCTGTCAGTGTTTTTAAGTGCTGCTCGAGGAATGTGTGGATTTAGGGGATCAGAAATATTTATCCCTATTAAAATACCTGGTGTAATTTTTCCTCGTATGATTATAATTCGAGCACCAAATAACGAGGATGCCTTTGGAATGGCAACTCTTTTTTGGTATAGCAATGAGAGACAAAAACTAGTCACTCCCGTTGTTGATAGCTTAAAGCGGAAAGATATGATTAATTGTGTTGTTCTACTCGCTGGACCTCTTCAAACTGGAAAATCTGAGTTGGCATATCAAATATCCAAGAAACTTGGAAGTGAG gATCTCTTTTTCCCAATGATTGAATCAGATGAATACCCAGTGGCTGAGCTAAAAAAGATCTTGAAGGATACTATTCGCCGAGCTGTCAGTCTAAAGATGAGACAAAAAAAGAAGGTGTACGAAGGAGAG GTCGTTGAAATCTCATCAAAAGCAACTGGGAGTAGCAGTGGTATCAATTGGCAAACTACTTGTGAAATTGTGATTGGCTTAAAAACAGATGCAAAGGAACAGCATTTCGAGCTCGATGAACAACTTTCAAAAGCTATTACAAAAGAACAG GTAGCCATTGGAGATGTTATTTGCATTGATTTCTATAACAAAGTGGTGACAAGGATTGGTAGAAGTCCCACTTTTTCAGAAGAAAAAGATCATGCGAAAAATGTATACGTGGCCCTTCCAAAAGGGGAGATTCTTAAGGAGGAGAAGATCCAG GATATAACTATTTACGATCTCTATAAGACTGGAAGACGAGGACATAGTATATGTAAGCTAGTGAGAAAGGAAATGAATCCAAAAGAACCCAGAAGCGATGCTGCTATAAACAAG GCTATTGAAAGTTTAGTAAAACAAAAAGTGGTACAACCACAACGAGGGGTTTTATTCATCGATCAG GTGGACACTTTGATATTCAAGATTTAG